A region of Rhodamnia argentea isolate NSW1041297 chromosome 9, ASM2092103v1, whole genome shotgun sequence DNA encodes the following proteins:
- the LOC115756122 gene encoding protein LURP-one-related 11-like has protein sequence MIEMAKVHSLVPIAPADASCSPYTAPKGEAFTVWMKSLVMQGNGCTVFNQKGEIVYRIDNYEKKGSRKVFLMDLRGKVLFTIIQRKLRVFGRWEGYKCSESDANDGKLWFCVKKGCPMFKRRSSCQVSVHCDKAQARCFNIESTAGKLEFSIVNRTGGLIAEGKRKQSSSGVYLGEDVLTLAVEPEVDHSLVVALVAVFGSMHRRM, from the exons ATGATTGAGATGGCCAAGGTTCATTCTTTAGTGCCAATTGCTCCGGCCGATGCTTCTTGTTCTCCATACACGGCTCCAAAGGGGGAAGCTTTCACGGTGTGGATGAAGTCGCTCGTCATGCAAGGAAATGGCTGCACTGTTTTCAACCAGAAAGGCGAGATCGTTTACCGTATAGATAACTACGAAAAGAAGGGTAGCAGAAAAGTTTTTCTCATGGATTTACGCGGAAAAGTTCTCTTCACCATAATTCAAAGG AAACTTCGAGTTTTTGGGCGCTGGGAGGGTTACAAATGTAGTGAATCCGATGCGAATGATGGAAAACTTTGGTTTTGCGTCAAAAAAGGTTGTCCCATGTTTAAAAGGAGATCGTCCTGCCAAGTTTCTGTGCACTGTGATAAGGCTCAGGCAAGATGTTTTAACATAGAGAGCACGGCTGGTAAATTGGAATTCAGCATAGTCAACAGAACAGGAGGCCTGATTGCAGAG GGAAAGAGGAAGCAGTCATCTTCTGGAGTATACCTAGGAGAAGATGTTTTGACTTTGGCAGTGGAGCCTGAAGTTGATCATTCCCTAGTCGTGGCTCTTGTCGCTGTTTTCGGATCAATGCATCGGAGAATGTGA